In one window of Cohaesibacter gelatinilyticus DNA:
- the gluQRS gene encoding tRNA glutamyl-Q(34) synthetase GluQRS — MSVILRFAPSPNGALHLGHAFSALLNFELAKRMDGRFLLRIEDIDLARCTDGRINQMLDDMRWLGLEWEDEVLKQSSRFDAYQQKLDELKEKGWLYPSHASRTDIKKAVVIANQNASEPWSSDPDGAPLYPRHLLGEKEDPNQQNQTPPAWRLDMTAILNQHPKLKEQVWRELGPHPDGETILNQQMAMDAARWGDVILARKDCPTSYHLSVTLDDALQGITHIVRGQDLFWATGLHRLLQVLFDLPEPTYFHHGLINNDQGQKLSKSKQDISLKALREQGYSAADIRKASGIDDIDLDKLAASLLS; from the coding sequence ATGTCAGTCATTCTTCGTTTCGCCCCCAGCCCCAATGGTGCCCTGCATCTCGGCCATGCCTTTTCCGCCCTTCTCAATTTTGAATTGGCAAAACGCATGGATGGCCGCTTTTTGCTGCGGATCGAGGATATTGACCTCGCCCGCTGTACCGATGGGCGGATCAACCAGATGCTGGATGATATGAGATGGCTTGGCCTTGAATGGGAGGACGAGGTTCTGAAGCAATCCAGCCGCTTCGATGCTTATCAGCAAAAACTGGATGAACTGAAAGAGAAGGGCTGGCTTTACCCCTCTCATGCCAGCCGAACGGACATCAAAAAGGCCGTAGTGATTGCCAATCAGAACGCATCTGAGCCATGGTCTTCTGATCCCGATGGCGCTCCGCTCTATCCCCGCCATTTGCTGGGTGAAAAAGAAGATCCAAACCAGCAAAACCAAACGCCTCCGGCCTGGCGACTGGATATGACAGCAATCTTGAACCAGCATCCGAAGCTCAAAGAGCAGGTTTGGCGCGAGTTGGGACCTCATCCAGATGGCGAAACTATCCTGAACCAACAGATGGCAATGGATGCTGCAAGATGGGGAGACGTGATTCTGGCCCGAAAAGACTGCCCGACATCCTATCATCTCTCGGTCACGCTGGATGATGCCTTGCAAGGCATCACGCATATTGTTCGCGGGCAGGATCTATTCTGGGCCACGGGCCTGCATCGGCTGTTACAAGTTTTGTTCGATCTACCGGAGCCGACTTATTTTCATCATGGCTTGATCAACAACGATCAGGGGCAAAAGCTCTCCAAGTCCAAGCAGGATATCAGTCTGAAAGCCTTGCGCGAGCAAGGCTACAGCGCAGCAGACATCCGAAAGGCCTCAGGCATCGATGATATCGATCTGGACAAATTGGCTGCTTCTCTTCTTAGCTGA
- a CDS encoding AEC family transporter, whose product MVDVFSLVFPIFGLIALGYGLLASKLLPEGSGTILSKFTFMVPIPLLIFRALASNDPAEQAPWLIWISYFFCVAVIWLAAMLAVRWGFSRKGPALVIAGVSAAFSNTVLFGIPVVSGAFGDEGLVPVLILLSIHLPVMMLVTSAMVEGFAAKENGGGLGQLDWWGMIKRVFFSLGKNPIIYGILAGGIWGVFGWPIPYLAGLVIDRVVPVALPLALISMGMGLRHYGLRGNIAPGFVLALLKVLAFPALCYWVTFFVLPMDPLWAAAIVLVSACPTGVNAYLLAEQFEVGHGIAANSITLSVLMAFVAFPFWLVVVS is encoded by the coding sequence ATGGTTGATGTCTTCTCGCTTGTTTTTCCAATTTTTGGCCTCATCGCGCTTGGCTATGGATTGTTGGCCAGCAAGTTGTTACCGGAAGGAAGCGGGACAATCCTGTCGAAATTCACCTTCATGGTACCGATCCCTTTATTGATTTTCCGGGCTTTGGCCAGCAACGACCCGGCTGAACAGGCGCCTTGGCTGATTTGGATTTCCTATTTCTTTTGCGTCGCAGTCATCTGGCTTGCTGCCATGTTAGCCGTGCGCTGGGGCTTTTCGCGCAAAGGACCAGCCCTTGTGATTGCCGGTGTTTCAGCGGCCTTTTCCAATACGGTTCTGTTTGGTATCCCGGTGGTTTCCGGGGCTTTTGGAGATGAAGGATTGGTTCCAGTTCTGATTCTGCTTTCCATCCATCTGCCGGTCATGATGCTGGTCACATCGGCCATGGTGGAAGGCTTTGCTGCCAAGGAAAATGGCGGTGGATTGGGTCAATTGGACTGGTGGGGTATGATTAAACGGGTTTTCTTCAGCCTCGGCAAAAACCCGATCATTTACGGTATTCTGGCTGGAGGAATTTGGGGTGTGTTTGGATGGCCTATTCCTTATTTGGCTGGACTGGTGATTGATCGGGTGGTGCCGGTCGCATTACCGCTTGCGCTCATTTCCATGGGGATGGGGCTGCGCCATTATGGATTGCGCGGTAATATTGCTCCCGGTTTTGTACTGGCACTTTTGAAGGTGCTTGCTTTCCCCGCCCTTTGCTATTGGGTGACCTTCTTCGTTCTGCCGATGGATCCGCTGTGGGCTGCAGCTATTGTGCTGGTTTCGGCTTGCCCAACCGGCGTGAATGCCTATCTGCTTGCAGAACAGTTTGAAGTGGGCCATGGCATTGCCGCCAACAGTATCACATTGTCTGTTCTGATGGCTTTTGTTGCCTTCCCATTCTGGTTGGTTGTTGTCAGCTAA
- a CDS encoding hybrid sensor histidine kinase/response regulator, with translation MKKRPDITPKVLETDSLHHDLRTHITAIISLSNLIKKSGTQNQTNHLIDAIHLAADNALAIMDGGVREPAQPCMDGTSLQQCLSDFRTLALGLVHSTSSSFSLTLHDTIKDLPPIILDVAQLHRVLMLLLDNALAYAGPADISLAAKLHSQSQQLQITLCDTGTGFGQEDPEKLFMPYHRGAKVPEKSGSGLGLWSARNIISVMGGTITAQRNSPKGACFQILLPLIPVFSQSDEENAAYSEEQASSKALSDLSILVVDDNKTNHLILGEMLKAMDIRVHHAVSAEQALQALKQTIPDLIFMDIRMPDIDGWALARTIRNDKRWEKIPLIATSSDKAPKSLVLFDGWQQRPIRAADLVSHIRNNI, from the coding sequence ATGAAAAAAAGACCCGATATCACACCCAAAGTGCTGGAGACAGACAGTCTGCACCATGATTTACGAACTCATATCACCGCCATTATTTCCCTCAGCAATCTTATAAAAAAGTCCGGAACGCAAAACCAGACCAATCATCTGATCGACGCCATCCACTTGGCTGCTGACAATGCTTTGGCCATCATGGATGGTGGTGTCCGTGAGCCGGCCCAGCCTTGCATGGATGGAACATCCTTACAGCAATGCCTCAGTGATTTTCGAACGCTAGCGCTTGGGCTGGTCCATAGTACCAGTTCCAGCTTTTCACTGACCTTGCATGACACCATCAAGGATCTGCCACCGATCATACTGGATGTGGCTCAATTACACCGGGTTCTGATGCTGTTGCTTGATAACGCGCTGGCCTATGCAGGCCCGGCTGATATCAGCCTTGCTGCGAAATTGCACAGCCAGAGCCAGCAGCTACAAATCACGCTTTGCGACACCGGCACCGGCTTTGGGCAAGAAGATCCGGAAAAGCTCTTCATGCCCTATCATCGGGGAGCCAAGGTGCCGGAAAAATCCGGCTCAGGCCTTGGCCTTTGGAGTGCACGCAACATCATCAGCGTCATGGGCGGAACAATCACTGCCCAACGAAACAGCCCCAAGGGCGCTTGTTTCCAGATCCTGCTACCGCTGATTCCTGTCTTCTCACAATCGGATGAGGAGAATGCTGCATATTCAGAAGAACAGGCTTCCTCAAAAGCACTTTCAGATTTGTCCATTTTGGTCGTTGACGATAACAAAACCAATCATCTGATTTTGGGTGAAATGCTCAAAGCGATGGATATCCGCGTCCATCATGCGGTCTCAGCCGAGCAAGCACTACAGGCTTTGAAACAAACCATCCCGGATCTAATCTTCATGGATATCCGCATGCCCGATATTGATGGCTGGGCCCTTGCCCGCACCATCCGCAATGACAAGCGTTGGGAAAAAATCCCCCTTATCGCAACCTCATCGGATAAAGCTCCCAAAAGCTTGGTGCTATTCGATGGCTGGCAACAAAGACCCATCCGCGCGGCAGATCTGGTCAGTCATATTCGGAATAATATTTGA
- a CDS encoding protein meaA, translating into MTKTGTLDPKSASDAAGQSKPKDRPWIFRTYAGHSTAKDSNALYRMNLSKGQTGLSVAFDLPTQTGYDPDHALSRGEVGKVGVPISHIGDMRELFDQIPLEQMNTSMTINATAAWLLSLYIAVADEQGADRSKLSGTTQNDLIKEYLSRGTYVFPPAPSLRLTTDIIGFTYREMPKFNPMNVCSYHLQEAGATPVQELAYALSTAIAVLDAVKETGAVSEEDFPKAVGRISFFVNAGMRFVTEICKMRAFVDLWDEICLERYGVSEEKYRRFRYGVQVNSLGLTEPQPENNVYRILIEMLAVVLSKKARARAVQLPAWNEALGLPRPWDQQWSLRMQQIMAFESDLLEYGDIFDGSKEIDAKVEALKAEAKAEMARIEEMGGAISAIESSYMKQKLVESNAKRLEGIETGDQTLVGVNKFNQTEPSPLSGGEDSGILTVDPQVEGQAVDKIKAWRAQRDNSAVEATLAALRQAAEAGENIMEPSIACAKAGVTTGEWGQVLRDVFGEYRAPTGVGKAARVNGDDLSDVRDAVNATSDKLGRRLKILVGKPGLDGHSNGAEQIAVRARDSGMEVVYQGIRLTPEQIVNTALEEGVHVVGLSILSGSHLALVGDVMQQMKEAELDDVPVIVGGIIPPADEEELKGYGVSAVYTPKDFQLNEIMKDIADLVGKQA; encoded by the coding sequence ATGACCAAAACAGGGACCCTGGACCCAAAATCAGCATCTGATGCTGCTGGCCAGAGCAAGCCAAAAGATCGCCCATGGATTTTCCGTACTTATGCCGGTCACTCAACGGCCAAGGATTCCAATGCCTTGTATCGGATGAACCTATCCAAGGGGCAGACCGGTTTGTCAGTGGCGTTCGATCTGCCAACCCAGACCGGATATGACCCCGATCATGCTCTCTCTCGGGGGGAAGTTGGTAAGGTTGGGGTGCCGATTTCCCATATTGGTGATATGCGGGAATTGTTTGATCAGATCCCGCTGGAGCAAATGAATACCTCCATGACCATCAACGCAACAGCAGCTTGGCTTTTATCGCTTTATATTGCTGTAGCAGATGAGCAGGGCGCGGATCGCTCCAAACTGTCCGGCACCACGCAGAACGATCTGATCAAGGAATATCTGTCGCGCGGCACCTATGTCTTCCCGCCAGCGCCAAGTCTGCGTCTAACCACTGATATCATTGGCTTTACCTACCGGGAAATGCCGAAATTCAACCCGATGAATGTCTGCTCCTATCATTTGCAGGAAGCAGGTGCGACGCCGGTGCAGGAATTGGCCTATGCTTTGTCCACAGCCATTGCGGTTCTGGATGCTGTGAAAGAAACAGGAGCGGTATCGGAAGAAGATTTCCCCAAGGCAGTTGGCCGGATTTCCTTCTTTGTGAATGCTGGTATGCGCTTTGTGACCGAGATCTGCAAAATGCGCGCATTTGTGGATTTGTGGGACGAAATTTGCCTTGAACGCTATGGGGTTAGCGAAGAAAAGTATCGCCGCTTCCGCTATGGTGTGCAGGTCAACAGCCTTGGCTTGACCGAGCCGCAGCCGGAAAACAATGTCTACCGTATCCTGATTGAGATGCTGGCTGTTGTGCTGTCCAAGAAGGCCCGTGCCCGGGCGGTCCAGCTGCCAGCATGGAACGAAGCACTTGGCTTGCCGCGTCCATGGGATCAGCAATGGTCCTTGCGTATGCAGCAGATCATGGCCTTCGAATCTGATCTTCTGGAATATGGCGATATCTTTGATGGGTCCAAGGAAATCGACGCCAAGGTTGAGGCTTTGAAAGCTGAGGCCAAGGCAGAAATGGCCCGGATCGAAGAAATGGGCGGCGCGATTTCGGCCATTGAATCAAGCTATATGAAGCAAAAACTGGTCGAATCAAACGCCAAGCGCTTGGAAGGCATTGAGACCGGCGATCAGACCCTCGTGGGTGTGAACAAGTTCAATCAGACTGAACCATCTCCTCTGTCCGGCGGTGAAGACAGCGGTATTTTGACCGTTGATCCACAGGTTGAGGGCCAAGCTGTGGATAAAATCAAAGCGTGGCGTGCTCAGCGCGACAATAGTGCTGTGGAAGCAACCTTGGCAGCGCTTCGTCAGGCTGCTGAAGCTGGTGAGAATATCATGGAGCCATCCATTGCTTGCGCCAAGGCTGGTGTAACCACCGGTGAATGGGGTCAGGTTCTGCGGGATGTCTTTGGTGAATATCGTGCGCCGACTGGTGTTGGCAAAGCCGCCCGTGTGAATGGCGATGACTTGAGCGACGTTCGCGATGCTGTGAATGCAACATCAGACAAGCTTGGGCGTCGTTTGAAAATTCTGGTTGGTAAGCCTGGTTTGGACGGCCATTCCAATGGTGCGGAACAGATTGCCGTTCGAGCCCGCGATAGCGGTATGGAAGTCGTCTATCAGGGGATCCGTCTGACACCTGAGCAGATCGTCAATACAGCTCTGGAAGAAGGCGTGCATGTGGTTGGTCTTTCCATTCTCTCCGGCTCACATCTGGCTTTGGTCGGCGATGTGATGCAGCAGATGAAGGAAGCCGAGCTGGATGATGTGCCTGTGATTGTCGGTGGCATTATTCCGCCAGCAGATGAAGAAGAACTCAAAGGCTATGGTGTCTCTGCGGTCTATACGCCAAAGGACTTCCAGCTGAACGAGATCATGAAGGACATTGCCGATCTGGTTGGTAAGCAGGCTTAG
- the ccrA gene encoding crotonyl-CoA carboxylase/reductase yields the protein MAEELLAQGTTGEKKDLYELGEIPPLGHVPKEMYGWAIRKERHGTPEKSFQLEVVPTWELDSHEVLVLNMAAGVNYNGVWAGLGEPISPLDVHKNPYHIAGSDASGIVWAVGRKVKNWKVGDEVVIHCNQDDGDDEECNGGDPMFSPTQRIWGYETPDGSFAQFSRVQAQQLMPRPKHLTWEESSCYVLTLATAYRMLFGHAPHDLKPGQNVLIWGASGGLGVFGVQIAAAAGANAIGVISDETKRDYVMSLGARGVLNRKDFNCWGQLPTVNSDEYKDWFKEVRKFGKAIWDITGKGNNVDMVFEHPGEATFPTSTFVAKRGGMVVFCAGTSGFNLTMDARYVWMHQKRVQGSHFAHLKQSMAANQMVINRQVDPCMSEVFSWEQIPKAHELMLANKHAPGNMACMVNATRTGLRTLEDTILASRGEEV from the coding sequence ATGGCTGAAGAACTCCTTGCTCAAGGCACAACCGGCGAGAAAAAAGATCTCTATGAACTAGGTGAGATCCCACCTCTGGGCCACGTTCCTAAGGAAATGTACGGATGGGCCATCCGTAAAGAACGTCATGGCACCCCGGAAAAATCATTCCAGTTGGAAGTGGTTCCAACCTGGGAACTGGACAGCCACGAAGTGCTGGTGCTAAACATGGCCGCTGGCGTCAACTATAACGGCGTCTGGGCTGGCCTTGGTGAGCCAATCTCTCCTCTGGATGTTCACAAGAACCCGTATCACATTGCTGGTTCTGACGCGTCCGGCATCGTTTGGGCCGTTGGCCGCAAAGTGAAAAACTGGAAAGTGGGCGACGAAGTTGTCATCCATTGTAACCAGGATGATGGCGACGACGAAGAATGTAATGGCGGCGATCCAATGTTCTCACCAACCCAGCGCATTTGGGGCTATGAGACACCAGACGGATCCTTCGCTCAATTCTCTCGCGTACAGGCTCAGCAGCTGATGCCGCGTCCAAAGCACCTGACCTGGGAAGAGAGTTCTTGCTACGTTCTGACCCTGGCAACCGCTTACCGCATGCTGTTCGGTCATGCTCCACATGATCTGAAGCCTGGCCAGAATGTTCTGATCTGGGGCGCTTCCGGCGGTCTGGGCGTGTTCGGTGTGCAGATTGCTGCCGCCGCTGGTGCAAACGCAATCGGCGTGATCTCTGATGAGACCAAGCGCGATTATGTCATGAGCCTTGGCGCACGCGGCGTTCTGAACCGCAAGGACTTCAATTGCTGGGGCCAACTGCCAACAGTGAATTCCGACGAATATAAGGACTGGTTCAAGGAAGTTCGCAAATTCGGTAAAGCGATCTGGGACATCACCGGTAAAGGCAACAATGTCGACATGGTGTTCGAGCATCCGGGCGAAGCAACCTTCCCAACCTCCACTTTCGTTGCCAAGCGTGGCGGCATGGTCGTCTTCTGTGCTGGTACCTCTGGCTTCAATCTGACCATGGATGCCCGCTATGTATGGATGCACCAAAAGCGTGTCCAGGGTTCTCACTTTGCTCATCTGAAGCAGTCCATGGCTGCCAACCAGATGGTGATCAACCGTCAGGTTGATCCTTGCATGTCCGAGGTTTTCTCCTGGGAGCAGATTCCAAAGGCACACGAACTGATGCTGGCAAACAAGCACGCACCGGGCAACATGGCTTGCATGGTCAATGCCACCCGCACCGGTCTGCGTACGCTGGAGGACACCATCCTCGCCTCCCGTGGCGAAGAAGTCTAA
- a CDS encoding YihY/virulence factor BrkB family protein, with protein MAEWISLPVRLFWRFLDNHGIALASNIAFSLLLSLFPFLLLVTGFTILAGGDQLGPVVQHALSILLPDAIADILQPEVDAVVSASSGRLLSVSALIFLVTLTGAVESLREGLNRAYGYYERRSIWSRRAGGLIAILGAGLVLVAVSAGLFFAPIIWNLALPHAQWLENFEFTFDIIRLGIALPMLLAFLVASHRWLPMRVIEWRDLWPGVVVTLVLWYLAGQGYNYYLSNFASYSRVYAGLAGVVTTLIFLHIISSIFLIGAEVNALRMRLLRMKQNRISRAELEHPGSTN; from the coding sequence ATGGCTGAGTGGATATCACTACCGGTGCGGCTTTTTTGGCGCTTTTTGGACAATCATGGCATTGCTCTGGCAAGCAACATCGCCTTCTCGCTTCTTCTTTCTCTGTTTCCTTTCTTGCTGCTGGTCACAGGTTTCACAATTCTGGCTGGTGGGGATCAATTGGGGCCGGTTGTTCAGCATGCCTTGTCCATTTTACTTCCCGATGCCATCGCCGATATCTTGCAGCCGGAAGTGGATGCAGTGGTGAGCGCAAGCAGTGGCCGCCTGCTCTCTGTCTCGGCTTTGATCTTTCTGGTGACACTGACCGGTGCAGTAGAAAGTCTCAGGGAAGGTCTGAATCGCGCTTATGGCTATTATGAGCGCCGCTCCATCTGGTCTCGTCGGGCTGGCGGTTTGATTGCCATTCTTGGCGCGGGGCTGGTGCTTGTGGCGGTATCGGCTGGTCTGTTTTTTGCGCCGATCATCTGGAACCTGGCACTGCCACACGCCCAGTGGCTGGAGAATTTTGAATTTACCTTCGATATCATTCGCCTTGGCATTGCCTTGCCGATGTTGTTGGCTTTTCTGGTGGCCAGTCACCGTTGGCTGCCGATGCGGGTAATTGAATGGCGGGATTTATGGCCCGGTGTGGTGGTCACGCTGGTGCTATGGTATCTGGCCGGGCAGGGTTACAACTATTATCTCTCGAATTTTGCCTCCTACTCCCGTGTTTATGCGGGTTTGGCTGGTGTTGTGACGACACTCATCTTTTTGCATATCATTTCCTCCATCTTTTTGATTGGAGCAGAAGTGAATGCACTGCGGATGCGATTGCTTCGGATGAAGCAGAACAGGATTTCTCGCGCAGAACTGGAACATCCAGGCAGCACCAACTGA
- a CDS encoding DMT family transporter, whose protein sequence is MTSSFSQKLGQLTPILFVFLWSTGFIGARMGAPYSEPMTFLTIRFVIVLVLLIPLALLLKAKWPSAKEAFHAFIAGLLLHGAYLGAVFWAIDDGMPAGLAALVMGLQPVLTAFFAAMVLKEAITRNHVMGFILGMIGISLVLYPRLQGGDFSVTPAQITASLIAVLSISVGTIYQKRFASNLDMRTSTVWQYIAAALLVGIVAYMTETQTLDWTPDFIFALGWLVLVLSIGAIFLLLFLIEQGAVSNIAGLFYLIPAVTAIFSWILFDEPITLIQIVGIIITGAGVFLASHAKLANMRNKTSH, encoded by the coding sequence ATGACCAGCAGCTTCTCTCAGAAACTGGGCCAGCTAACTCCCATCCTGTTCGTCTTTCTCTGGTCCACCGGATTTATCGGTGCACGCATGGGTGCTCCCTATTCAGAGCCAATGACATTTCTGACCATTCGCTTTGTCATAGTTCTGGTCTTGCTGATTCCCCTTGCCCTTTTGTTGAAGGCAAAATGGCCCTCAGCCAAGGAAGCCTTTCATGCCTTCATCGCAGGTTTGCTGCTTCATGGCGCTTATTTAGGTGCCGTATTCTGGGCGATTGATGATGGAATGCCAGCGGGGCTTGCTGCACTGGTCATGGGATTGCAACCTGTTCTGACGGCCTTTTTTGCGGCAATGGTGCTTAAGGAAGCCATCACCCGCAATCATGTCATGGGTTTCATTCTGGGCATGATTGGTATTTCCCTGGTTCTCTATCCACGCCTGCAGGGTGGAGATTTCTCGGTGACGCCTGCCCAAATTACGGCATCTCTCATTGCTGTTCTCAGCATTTCCGTTGGTACCATTTATCAAAAGCGTTTTGCCAGCAATCTGGACATGCGCACCTCTACCGTATGGCAGTATATTGCTGCAGCGCTTTTGGTCGGTATTGTTGCCTATATGACCGAAACCCAAACTCTGGACTGGACGCCTGACTTTATCTTCGCACTTGGCTGGCTGGTCCTGGTTTTATCTATCGGCGCCATTTTCCTTTTGCTCTTTCTCATTGAGCAGGGAGCAGTCTCAAATATTGCTGGACTTTTCTATTTGATTCCTGCCGTAACCGCCATTTTCTCCTGGATCTTGTTTGATGAACCGATCACGCTCATCCAGATTGTCGGCATCATCATTACAGGCGCGGGAGTTTTCCTCGCCAGCCATGCGAAATTGGCGAACATGCGCAACAAAACATCACATTAA
- a CDS encoding acyl-CoA dehydrogenase family protein has product MSLTIETVTIETPDSFNSDMEAAVKASETLLDAIIDAVREKVVVDGKVNSKKVEAEQRATHGLAWFATYVEALKEMKGYAATMSAEGRFGEMESLITRMAFGEYLAQIFGGIPMNQGEIVRLSDFGVSEDAVAAAQTSEVKRLMAEGNTPEIRTRLVALMEAAEGSASFGDAGLDETMEAFREEMRRFADSEVTPHAHEWHLKNEYIPLDIVNQMAEMGVFGLTIPEEFGGLGLGKESMCVVSEELSRAYIGVGSLGTRSEIAAELIICGGTEEQKAEWLPRIASGEILPTAVFTEPNTGSDLASLKTRAVLDGEAYKVTGNKTWITHPVRADMMTLLTRTNPDEPGYKGLSMLLATKPRGDDAIPFPAEGMDGGEIEVLGYRGMKEYEISFDNFEVKKENLLGGVEGQGFKQLMQTFESARIQTAARAIGVAQSALDLGLRYAQERIQFSKALINFPRVIDKLAMMAVELMISRQLTYYSARQKDHDKRCDLEAGMAKLLGARVAWAAADNALQIHGGNGFALEYAISRVLCDARILNIFEGAGEIQAQVIARRLLDK; this is encoded by the coding sequence ATGTCTCTGACCATCGAAACAGTGACCATTGAGACCCCGGATTCTTTTAATTCCGACATGGAAGCCGCCGTCAAGGCAAGTGAAACCCTTCTTGACGCCATCATTGATGCCGTGCGTGAGAAAGTCGTGGTGGACGGCAAAGTCAACTCCAAGAAGGTAGAAGCCGAACAGCGTGCCACTCATGGCCTCGCCTGGTTCGCCACCTATGTGGAAGCTTTGAAAGAAATGAAGGGCTATGCCGCTACCATGAGTGCTGAGGGGCGCTTTGGTGAGATGGAAAGCCTGATCACCCGTATGGCATTTGGCGAATATCTGGCCCAGATCTTTGGCGGCATCCCTATGAATCAGGGTGAAATCGTTCGCCTATCTGATTTCGGTGTCTCCGAAGATGCTGTTGCAGCCGCTCAGACCTCAGAGGTCAAGCGTCTGATGGCTGAGGGTAACACGCCAGAGATCCGCACCCGTCTGGTTGCTCTGATGGAAGCGGCTGAAGGCTCTGCTTCGTTTGGCGATGCCGGTCTGGATGAAACCATGGAAGCCTTCCGCGAGGAAATGCGCCGCTTCGCGGACAGCGAAGTCACCCCGCATGCTCACGAATGGCATCTCAAAAATGAATATATCCCGCTCGATATTGTCAATCAGATGGCAGAAATGGGCGTATTCGGCCTAACGATTCCAGAAGAGTTCGGTGGTCTTGGTCTGGGTAAGGAATCCATGTGCGTGGTCTCCGAAGAGCTGTCCCGGGCCTATATCGGCGTTGGCTCCCTTGGCACCCGTTCCGAGATTGCAGCCGAGCTGATCATCTGCGGTGGTACCGAGGAGCAAAAGGCCGAATGGCTGCCAAGGATTGCTTCCGGTGAAATTCTGCCAACCGCCGTCTTTACCGAGCCAAACACCGGTTCCGACCTTGCCAGCCTGAAAACCCGCGCTGTTCTGGATGGCGAGGCTTACAAGGTCACCGGCAACAAGACCTGGATTACCCATCCGGTTCGCGCCGACATGATGACCCTACTCACTCGCACCAATCCAGATGAGCCAGGCTACAAAGGCCTCTCCATGCTGTTGGCGACCAAACCTCGCGGTGATGATGCCATCCCATTCCCTGCAGAAGGCATGGATGGCGGTGAGATTGAGGTTCTCGGCTATCGCGGCATGAAGGAATATGAAATCTCCTTCGACAATTTCGAAGTCAAAAAAGAGAACCTGTTGGGTGGTGTGGAAGGCCAAGGATTCAAGCAGCTGATGCAGACATTTGAGTCCGCTCGTATTCAGACCGCAGCCCGCGCCATCGGTGTGGCTCAGTCCGCGTTAGATCTTGGCCTGCGCTACGCTCAGGAGCGCATCCAGTTCTCCAAGGCTCTGATCAACTTCCCGCGTGTGATTGACAAGCTGGCAATGATGGCTGTGGAATTGATGATTTCTCGCCAGCTCACCTATTATTCCGCACGTCAGAAAGATCACGACAAGCGCTGTGATCTGGAAGCTGGTATGGCAAAACTGCTCGGCGCTCGCGTTGCCTGGGCTGCTGCGGATAACGCCTTGCAGATCCATGGTGGTAATGGTTTCGCGCTGGAATATGCCATCTCCCGTGTTCTCTGTGACGCCCGTATCCTCAATATCTTCGAGGGCGCTGGCGAAATTCAGGCGCAGGTCATCGCTCGTCGTTTGCTGGATAAGTAA
- a CDS encoding SDR family oxidoreductase, which produces MTKRSILITGCSTGIGLCCALALKEEGWEVFATARKDEDLENLRNQGLNALYLDYTEQNSIDALVKTVLEQTDGTLDALFNNGAYGQPGAVEDLPTSALRTQFETNFFGWHELTRQIVPVMRKQRHGHIIQCSSVLGLVALPYRGAYNASKFALEGLTDTLRLELHGSNIHVVQIEPGPITSHFRLNALEKLKANIDTENSVHAEKYKVRLARGTSVDPASADKDTFELPPEAVLAKLQKALTSKNPKAHYYVTVPTYIMGISRRLLPTKLLDKILRANGG; this is translated from the coding sequence ATGACCAAACGTTCCATCCTGATTACCGGCTGCTCCACCGGCATCGGCCTTTGCTGTGCTTTGGCCCTCAAAGAAGAAGGATGGGAGGTTTTCGCAACAGCACGAAAAGATGAGGATCTTGAAAATCTGCGCAATCAGGGTCTGAATGCGCTGTATCTCGATTATACCGAACAAAACTCCATCGACGCGCTTGTAAAAACCGTTCTCGAGCAAACTGATGGTACGCTGGATGCGCTGTTTAACAATGGTGCCTATGGACAGCCGGGTGCTGTTGAGGATCTGCCAACTTCGGCTCTTCGCACACAGTTCGAAACCAATTTCTTTGGCTGGCATGAACTGACCCGCCAGATCGTCCCCGTCATGCGCAAACAGAGGCATGGCCACATCATTCAATGCTCATCGGTTCTGGGCCTCGTAGCCTTGCCTTATCGAGGTGCCTATAATGCCTCCAAGTTCGCACTGGAAGGTCTGACTGACACATTGAGACTGGAGCTGCATGGCAGCAATATTCATGTGGTGCAGATCGAACCCGGCCCCATTACCTCCCATTTCCGCCTTAATGCGTTGGAAAAACTCAAGGCCAATATCGATACGGAAAATTCTGTCCATGCGGAGAAATATAAGGTGCGCCTTGCCCGGGGCACGTCAGTAGATCCAGCAAGTGCAGACAAGGATACCTTTGAGCTTCCACCCGAAGCCGTGCTGGCGAAATTGCAAAAGGCATTGACCTCAAAAAATCCCAAAGCCCACTATTATGTAACGGTTCCTACCTATATCATGGGCATTTCAAGAAGACTGCTACCAACGAAGCTGCTTGACAAAATCTTGCGTGCCAATGGTGGCTAG